A genomic window from Triticum urartu cultivar G1812 chromosome 7, Tu2.1, whole genome shotgun sequence includes:
- the LOC125518963 gene encoding DNA oxidative demethylase ALKBH2, producing the protein MAGVLLSAAVACVLLAGTVTASSSSSPRVFTVGGEERGWRQPAPGEETYNHWATKNRFHVGDFLRDLTASRLFQPPVFDPPSTAASFPAASPMASRLRLGQPSPNPGPGPSPSPSPGEGKIEEGEGRKPEPRREVTDLGGGSEVVHIPRFMARERAWELFEHLDKRIPWTRPTIRVFGRSVVQPRDTCYVADKGLTDLRYSGHQPHAHSWDDFPVLKDILKEVHEALPGSHFNSLLLNRYKGCSDYVSWHADDEPLYGPTPEIASVTFGCEREFLLRKKPANTQSQAAGESGETARKRLKVSAPQQHSFLLKHGSLLVMKGYTQRDWQHAVPKRARAASTRINLTFRHVLP; encoded by the exons ATGGCCGGCGTCCTGCTCTCGGCCGCCGTTGCCTGCGTCCTTCTCGCCGGCACCGTGaccgcgtcgtcgtcgtcgtcgccgcgtGTGTTCACCGTCGGCGGCGAAGAGAGGGGCTGGAGGCAGCCGGCGCCCGGCGAGGAGACCTACAACCACTGGGCCACCAAGAACCGCTTCCACGTCGGCGATTTCCTCC GGGACCTAACTGCTAGCCGCCTCTTCCAGCCACCCGTCTTCGACCCTCCGTCCACCGCCGCTTCGTTTCCCGCCGCATCGCCAATGGCCTCGCGGCTCCGGCTCGGCCAGCCCAGCCCGAACCCCGGCCCCGGCCCCAGCCCCAGCCCCAGCCCCGGCGAGGGGAAGATAGAAGAAGGAGAAGGGAGGAAGCCGGAGCCGCGGCGAGAGGTGACGGATCTGGGCGGCGGGAGCGAGGTGGTGCACATCCCGCGGTTCATGGCGCGGGAGAGGGCGTGGGAGCTGTTCGAACACCTCGACAAGCGCATCCCGTGGACGCGCCCCACCATCCGCGTCTTCGGCCGCTCCGTCGTCCAG CCCAGAGATACCTGCTATGTGGCAGATAAAGGGCTAACAGATTTGAGGTACAGCGGCCATCAGCCTCATGCGCATTCTTGGGATGATTTCCCAGTGCTCAAGGATATCTTGAAAGAG GTCCATGAAGCCCTCCCAGGAAGCCACTTTAACAGCCTGCTGCTGAACAGATACAAGGGATGTTCAGACTATGTGTCGTGGCACGCCGATGACGAACCCCTCTACGGGCCTACCCCGGAGATCGCGTCCGTCACATTCGGGTGCGAACGTGAGTTCTTGCTGAGGAAGAAGCCTGCCAACACACAATCACAAG CTGCTGGTGAATCTGGGGAAACGGCTCGGAAGCGGCTCAAGGTCAGCGCCCCTCAGCAGCATTCGTTCCTCCTGAAGCATGGCTCGTTGCTCGTGATGaagggctacacccagcgggacTGGCAGCACGCGGTGCCCAAGCGTGCGAGGGCGGCCTCGACGAGGATCAACCTGACTTTCCGGCATGTGTTGCCATGA